The following coding sequences are from one Shewanella violacea DSS12 window:
- a CDS encoding PspA/IM30 family protein, which yields MGILNKILTAFRGGATEVGQTIVDANSTRIFEQEIRDAEKHLTKAKRELTDVMAKEMQASREIDRLKRSVTEHEGFATQALEQDNETLALEVAEKIAQLDQELLEQQSANDSFSAHAARLKDLVRKTERQLTDYQRQLTMVKTTESVQKATASITNSFAGSNSKLLNAKDSLERIKARQQQFDDRLKASEALEDENSDKSLHAKLAEAGIGEQKSNANAVLERLKARK from the coding sequence ATGGGCATACTAAACAAGATTTTAACCGCTTTTCGTGGCGGCGCTACCGAAGTTGGTCAGACCATAGTCGATGCAAACTCGACCCGTATCTTCGAACAGGAGATCCGTGATGCAGAGAAGCACTTAACCAAGGCTAAGCGTGAACTGACTGATGTTATGGCCAAAGAGATGCAAGCCAGCCGTGAAATCGACCGCTTGAAGCGTTCAGTCACAGAGCATGAAGGTTTTGCGACTCAAGCTTTAGAACAAGACAATGAAACCCTTGCCTTAGAAGTTGCCGAGAAGATAGCTCAACTCGATCAAGAGCTTTTAGAGCAGCAGTCCGCTAACGACAGCTTCAGTGCTCATGCTGCACGTCTTAAGGACTTAGTACGTAAGACTGAACGTCAGTTAACCGACTACCAGCGTCAACTCACTATGGTTAAGACCACAGAGAGCGTACAGAAGGCTACGGCGTCAATAACTAACTCTTTCGCCGGCAGTAACTCTAAGCTGTTAAATGCTAAAGATTCACTGGAGCGTATCAAGGCTCGTCAACAGCAGTTTGATGACCGCCTCAAAGCATCAGAAGCTTTAGAAGATGAGAACAGCGATAAGTCGCTACATGCAAAATTAGCTGAAGCTGGTATCGGCGAGCAAAAGTCCAACGCGAATGCCGTATTGGAACGCCTCAAGGCACGTAAGTAA
- a CDS encoding YjfI family protein yields MNIHNIANHLNDLCDKSHTGLQFDCYPIDGEVEVLQVNIVGREEIPVFVSVTENQVLCISYLWGEDEVKQETRMAMFETMLELNIPMPLSSFAKVDDKYVVYGALSVHSDMQEIEQELSVLSDNCLEVIDEMSDFLK; encoded by the coding sequence ATGAATATCCACAATATTGCTAACCACCTCAATGATCTTTGTGACAAGAGTCACACAGGCCTTCAATTCGATTGCTACCCAATCGATGGTGAAGTCGAAGTATTGCAGGTCAATATCGTAGGTCGTGAAGAGATACCCGTATTTGTATCGGTAACGGAAAACCAGGTTCTCTGTATCAGTTACCTTTGGGGTGAAGACGAAGTCAAACAGGAAACTCGCATGGCGATGTTTGAAACCATGTTAGAGCTTAACATCCCGATGCCATTGTCATCCTTCGCAAAAGTAGATGACAAATACGTTGTTTATGGTGCGCTGTCGGTGCACTCGGATATGCAGGAGATCGAACAGGAACTCTCAGTTCTATCTGATAACTGCCTGGAAGTCATCGATGAGATGAGCGACTTCCTCAAGTAA
- a CDS encoding polyamine aminopropyltransferase, whose product MQVTESALNTGSTNQERKLSWFDDTLLLGIMAVLAGCGLIYEYLLSHYAGRILGALEAAIYTMIGLMIVSMGVGAFAARKIRCAYTGFAVLELSVALCGSLAILITAAVIGFGQQLPLIIASTLGLPPDQLPEGGFIGLLQHLSEYLPYFWGILLGLMIGMEIPLIARVRQSLCDEHLMHNAGTIYGADYIGAGIGAAIWVTFMLAIDIQLAAALTASFNLLAGFIFIWRFWDRIKFVKVLLVGHFIASGILLLLAWHGPGWEQNFNNLLYKDQVIYAKSTRFQQLTFTERLRGSGIDPVYSLYINGRLQFSSIDEHIYHAFLVHPTMEAAARHDKVLIIGGGDGLGLKQVLKWQPKHVTLMDLDKDLLALFTSHDADMPKRLSQTLLKLNGDSLNDPRVEVLVDDAFNGVDKLLKKGEKYDVIIVDLPDPSHPDLNKLYSDLFYKKLKELLSADGALTVQSTSPYHAPKAFISVGKTLALAGFDVSQYHHNVPSFGEWGWSIATASGKNAKARLSNIKQLSITDDWLTPGLIKGAFEFPGNFYKDIDKIQANRIGSMQLYQYHQQAWDENQGVMIFFKNST is encoded by the coding sequence ATGCAAGTGACTGAATCAGCGCTTAATACCGGCTCGACAAACCAAGAAAGAAAACTCAGCTGGTTCGACGATACCTTATTGCTAGGCATCATGGCCGTACTCGCTGGCTGTGGTTTAATTTATGAATATCTACTCTCTCATTATGCCGGTCGAATCCTAGGAGCCTTAGAGGCCGCCATCTATACCATGATAGGCCTGATGATCGTCTCCATGGGAGTCGGGGCATTCGCTGCCAGAAAGATACGCTGTGCCTACACAGGTTTTGCCGTACTCGAACTCAGCGTTGCCCTGTGTGGCTCACTGGCCATCTTGATCACAGCTGCCGTTATCGGCTTCGGTCAACAGCTACCTCTGATCATAGCTAGCACATTAGGCTTACCACCAGATCAACTCCCCGAAGGTGGTTTCATCGGCCTACTACAGCATCTGAGTGAGTATTTACCTTATTTCTGGGGCATATTACTCGGCTTGATGATTGGCATGGAGATCCCCCTCATAGCTCGTGTGCGCCAGTCTCTATGTGATGAGCATTTGATGCATAATGCCGGCACCATTTATGGCGCCGACTACATAGGTGCAGGTATAGGAGCCGCCATCTGGGTGACCTTTATGCTAGCCATAGATATTCAGCTTGCGGCTGCCTTGACTGCCAGCTTTAACTTATTGGCAGGCTTTATCTTCATCTGGCGCTTCTGGGATCGCATCAAGTTCGTCAAAGTCTTGCTGGTTGGCCATTTTATCGCATCGGGTATCTTACTTCTGTTGGCCTGGCACGGTCCCGGCTGGGAGCAAAATTTCAATAATTTGCTCTATAAAGATCAGGTTATCTATGCCAAATCGACCCGTTTTCAGCAGCTCACCTTTACCGAGAGGCTCAGAGGCAGTGGCATAGATCCTGTCTATTCTCTGTATATCAATGGCAGGTTACAATTCTCCAGTATTGACGAGCATATCTATCATGCATTTCTGGTCCATCCGACCATGGAAGCGGCAGCTCGCCATGACAAGGTGTTGATCATAGGCGGCGGCGATGGATTAGGGCTAAAACAGGTTTTGAAGTGGCAGCCTAAACACGTCACCTTGATGGATCTCGATAAAGATCTGCTAGCCCTGTTCACCTCTCACGACGCCGATATGCCGAAGCGTTTGAGCCAAACCTTGCTCAAACTCAATGGTGATTCCCTCAACGACCCTAGGGTCGAAGTCTTGGTGGACGACGCCTTCAATGGCGTAGATAAACTACTGAAGAAAGGCGAAAAATATGATGTCATCATAGTCGACCTACCGGACCCCAGCCATCCGGATCTCAACAAGCTATACTCAGATCTTTTTTATAAGAAATTAAAAGAACTCTTGAGTGCCGACGGCGCCCTAACAGTACAGTCGACATCCCCCTATCATGCACCTAAGGCCTTTATTTCTGTTGGAAAAACCTTAGCACTTGCGGGCTTCGATGTTAGCCAGTACCACCACAATGTACCGAGTTTCGGCGAGTGGGGCTGGAGCATAGCCACTGCATCGGGCAAGAATGCCAAGGCAAGACTGAGTAATATCAAACAGCTGTCCATAACAGATGACTGGTTGACGCCTGGGCTTATCAAGGGCGCCTTCGAATTCCCGGGGAATTTCTATAAAGATATAGACAAGATTCAAGCCAACAGAATTGGCTCGATGCAGTTATACCAGTATCACCAGCAGGCCTGGGATGAAAACCAGGGAGTTATGATTTTTTTCAAAAATAGCACTTGA
- a CDS encoding DUF350 domain-containing protein yields the protein MTIFQHFGITTDLAIILVIDLTIAIILLTLMRYLQGWTAKVDSRVELAERDNFAFGISTAGAIAGLGIVLTGAISGEAASSYAAEAIGMSAYGLFGLILIKLGRYLHDKIALNEFNKGEQILKGNISVAIVDACAAIATAIIIRSVLIWAEDLTVDTFIAIFSAFAISQLMLVLLTRFREHRYAKRNQDASMQDALVQGHTAVAIRHSGYMLAMALSFNAASHFIIYNPQAYIANLIGWLIFSVIMLVALTVLIKIVKKLVLSNINLAQEVEQQHNIGIATVELAISVAVALILTSLMY from the coding sequence ATGACAATATTTCAACACTTTGGCATAACAACGGATCTGGCGATCATATTAGTGATCGATCTGACTATCGCCATTATTCTGCTTACCTTGATGCGTTATCTTCAAGGCTGGACGGCTAAGGTCGATAGTCGAGTCGAACTGGCAGAAAGAGATAACTTTGCCTTCGGCATCAGCACTGCTGGCGCCATAGCGGGCCTTGGTATTGTGCTTACCGGAGCCATCTCGGGTGAGGCTGCCAGCTCTTATGCTGCCGAAGCAATAGGCATGAGTGCCTACGGTTTATTTGGTCTGATACTGATCAAGTTAGGTCGATATCTTCACGATAAGATCGCACTCAATGAGTTCAATAAGGGTGAACAGATCCTTAAAGGCAATATCTCAGTTGCCATCGTCGATGCCTGCGCTGCGATAGCCACGGCGATTATCATCCGCTCTGTACTTATCTGGGCCGAAGATCTGACTGTCGATACCTTCATCGCCATCTTCAGTGCCTTCGCCATTTCTCAACTCATGTTAGTACTACTGACACGTTTTCGTGAGCACAGATATGCCAAACGTAACCAAGATGCTTCCATGCAAGATGCCCTAGTTCAGGGTCATACTGCCGTGGCGATTCGTCATAGCGGATATATGCTTGCCATGGCACTGAGCTTCAACGCCGCGAGTCATTTCATTATCTATAACCCACAGGCCTACATAGCAAACCTGATAGGTTGGCTAATCTTCTCGGTCATCATGTTAGTAGCACTCACTGTGCTGATAAAGATAGTGAAGAAGTTAGTACTTTCTAACATTAACTTGGCCCAGGAAGTGGAACAGCAACACAACATAGGTATAGCTACCGTAGAGTTAGCCATCAGTGTCGCCGTGGCTCTCATACTTACCAGCTTGATGTATTAA